The following are from one region of the Desulfonatronum thiosulfatophilum genome:
- a CDS encoding YicC/YloC family endoribonuclease, producing the protein MSVPTGSVRSMTGFGSSRLQNEDGVQSWEIRTINSRYLEIKWRIPGYCRRLENGWEKIVRSYLTRGRVDISLDVRLTQPDAVCPTLDITQARGMLNQMQELAKLTDLPFQPDLNQLFLHSGLWRDPSGDLSERLVDYMSQGLHAALKDVQQARLREGQTLSRDILSRLERMTDILVKIRSRTAGLVPKRMELLHERIDALIQSYNAHRDAGPLVLDEPRMLQELALLSDRLDVSEELTRLAMHLEEARRILNHVADSGRRLDFLFQECLREISTCGNKTQDAEISRDVVAFKAELEKCREQIQNLE; encoded by the coding sequence ATGAGCGTGCCCACGGGTTCAGTACGGAGCATGACGGGTTTCGGTTCAAGCCGCCTCCAGAATGAGGACGGAGTGCAATCCTGGGAAATCCGGACCATCAACTCCCGTTATCTGGAGATCAAATGGCGCATTCCGGGCTATTGCCGCCGCCTGGAAAACGGCTGGGAAAAAATCGTTCGCAGCTATCTCACACGGGGGCGGGTGGACATCAGTCTCGACGTCCGCCTCACCCAGCCCGACGCGGTCTGCCCGACCCTGGACATAACCCAGGCCAGGGGCATGCTGAACCAGATGCAGGAATTGGCAAAGCTGACCGACCTCCCATTTCAACCCGATCTCAACCAGCTCTTCCTGCATTCCGGGTTGTGGCGCGACCCCTCCGGCGATCTTTCCGAGAGACTGGTCGATTATATGAGTCAGGGACTGCACGCGGCTTTGAAAGATGTTCAACAGGCCCGTCTCCGCGAGGGTCAAACATTGAGCCGGGATATTCTATCACGCCTGGAACGAATGACCGATATCCTGGTCAAGATTCGTTCCCGGACCGCGGGACTCGTTCCGAAACGGATGGAACTCCTGCATGAGCGTATTGATGCTTTGATTCAGTCCTACAACGCTCACCGGGATGCAGGGCCTTTGGTCCTGGACGAACCACGAATGCTCCAGGAGCTTGCCCTCCTTTCAGACCGGCTGGACGTGAGCGAGGAACTCACCCGCCTGGCCATGCACCTGGAAGAGGCCCGGCGCATTCTGAACCATGTCGCCGATTCCGGCAGGCGGTTGGACTTTTTGTTTCAGGAATGTCTGCGGGAAATCTCCACCTGCGGCAACAAAACCCAGGATGCCGAAATCAGCCGCGATGTCGTGGCCTTCAAGGCCGAATTGGAAAAGTGTCGGGAACAGATTCAAAACCTTGAGTAA
- the tatC gene encoding twin-arginine translocase subunit TatC: MTLMDHLGELRTRLVRSAIAALVGFLICYAFSKQLFELMMKPLLEVMPPDSSLIFTALPEAFFTYVKVAFVAGLFLVSPYIFYQIWKFIAPGLYESERKYMIPIAAVSALFFVSGALFGYFIVFPFGFEFFMGYADEMIRPMPSLREYFSFSLKLLLAFGFIFELPLFIFFLARMGLVTAASLRKKRKYAILFAFVIAAILTPPDGITQILMSGPLIILYEFSIFVALFFGKKPKVAPEAQA, encoded by the coding sequence ATGACGCTTATGGACCATCTGGGGGAACTGCGCACCCGGCTGGTTCGTTCGGCAATTGCCGCCTTGGTGGGCTTTCTGATCTGTTACGCCTTTTCCAAGCAACTCTTTGAATTAATGATGAAGCCGCTGCTCGAAGTCATGCCTCCGGACAGCAGCCTGATCTTCACGGCCCTGCCGGAGGCCTTTTTCACCTATGTAAAAGTCGCTTTCGTGGCCGGCCTGTTTTTGGTCAGCCCGTATATTTTTTATCAGATCTGGAAATTCATTGCTCCGGGTTTGTACGAGAGCGAACGCAAGTACATGATTCCAATCGCAGCGGTATCTGCTCTGTTTTTCGTCTCCGGAGCATTGTTCGGCTACTTCATCGTCTTTCCCTTCGGCTTTGAATTCTTCATGGGCTATGCCGACGAGATGATCAGGCCTATGCCGAGCCTGCGGGAATATTTCAGCTTTTCACTAAAACTGCTGCTGGCGTTCGGTTTTATATTCGAACTGCCCCTGTTCATCTTTTTTCTGGCCAGAATGGGCCTGGTCACTGCCGCTTCCTTGCGGAAGAAACGCAAGTACGCAATACTATTTGCTTTTGTTATAGCAGCGATCCTGACACCGCCGGACGGCATCACCCAGATCCTGATGTCCGGTCCGCTGATCATCCTCTATGAGTTCAGCATTTTCGTAGCCCTGTTTTTCGGCAAAAAACCCAAGGTCGCCCCGGAGGCTCAGGCATGA
- a CDS encoding ABC transporter ATP-binding protein: MALADVSFNVIEGEILGLIGPNGAGKTTMFNCIAGVYKPTSGDIVFTKGDTSRRINGFKPEKMTEMGISRTFQNIRLFNALTVLDNVRIARHCRTKSNFFRSVLRTRFQKDEERAIVEDSMYWLDFVGLGHHALADANSLSYGDQRRLEIARSLATEPKLLLLDEPAAGMNPKETRMLVDLIYAILDKGVSVMLIEHDMKLVMSICKRLVVLDHGTLIAEGGPKDIRENPQVIEAYLGRGAAHA; encoded by the coding sequence ATGGCCCTGGCCGACGTCTCCTTCAATGTTATCGAAGGAGAGATTCTCGGCCTGATCGGACCAAATGGAGCCGGGAAAACAACCATGTTCAACTGCATTGCAGGGGTTTACAAGCCCACGAGCGGGGATATTGTCTTTACAAAAGGCGATACGTCCCGACGCATCAACGGCTTCAAGCCCGAAAAAATGACTGAAATGGGAATTTCCCGGACTTTTCAGAACATCCGCCTGTTCAATGCCCTGACCGTCCTGGACAATGTTCGGATCGCCCGGCATTGCCGAACGAAATCCAACTTCTTCCGATCGGTGTTGCGCACACGATTCCAGAAAGACGAGGAAAGAGCCATCGTTGAAGACTCCATGTATTGGCTGGATTTCGTCGGCCTGGGACACCATGCTCTGGCCGATGCCAACAGCCTTTCCTACGGCGATCAGCGCCGTCTGGAAATTGCCCGCTCCCTGGCCACGGAACCGAAGCTGCTGCTGCTGGATGAACCGGCCGCGGGCATGAACCCCAAGGAAACCAGAATGCTCGTGGACCTGATTTATGCCATTCTGGATAAGGGAGTCTCGGTTATGCTCATCGAGCACGACATGAAGCTGGTGATGAGCATCTGCAAGCGACTGGTCGTGCTGGATCATGGTACATTGATCGCCGAAGGCGGTCCCAAGGATATCCGCGAGAATCCCCAGGTCATCGAGGCCTATCTCGGAAGGGGAGCCGCCCATGCTTGA
- a CDS encoding branched-chain amino acid ABC transporter permease, giving the protein MLEQQLINGLTLGLIYALIAVGYTMVYGVIQLINFAHGEIYMLGAFFCVTFITMVGLPFYVAILMAVICCMLCGILLDIIAYRPLRKAPRLAALITAIGMSIFLQNVALIIWGSRSRPFPQMAVPDYLKEKALVMGDISLTWLQLFIFAVAIVMMIGLYLTINKTRIGTAMRALAQNKTAASLMGINVNYVISFTFALGSAMGAVAGILVAVYYNTLYPTMGYTAGVKAFAAAVLGGIGSVPGAMIGGVVLGVAEALGAGYVSSLYRDGVAYAVMIAVIIFRPSGILGRSVVDKA; this is encoded by the coding sequence TTGCTTGAACAACAACTCATCAACGGTTTGACCCTGGGCCTGATTTATGCCCTGATCGCCGTGGGCTATACCATGGTCTACGGCGTCATCCAGCTCATCAATTTCGCCCACGGTGAAATCTACATGCTCGGGGCCTTTTTTTGCGTGACCTTCATTACCATGGTCGGGCTGCCATTTTACGTGGCTATTTTGATGGCCGTGATCTGCTGCATGCTGTGCGGCATCCTGCTCGATATCATCGCCTATCGCCCCCTGCGCAAAGCCCCGCGTCTGGCCGCCCTGATCACGGCCATCGGCATGTCCATTTTTCTCCAGAACGTTGCCCTGATCATCTGGGGCAGCCGTTCCAGGCCCTTTCCCCAAATGGCCGTCCCCGATTATCTTAAAGAAAAAGCCTTGGTCATGGGCGACATCAGTCTGACATGGCTCCAGCTTTTCATTTTCGCCGTGGCCATCGTGATGATGATCGGCCTGTATCTGACCATCAACAAAACCCGCATCGGCACGGCCATGCGCGCCCTTGCCCAAAACAAGACCGCAGCGTCGTTGATGGGCATCAACGTTAATTACGTGATCTCCTTCACCTTCGCCCTTGGTTCGGCCATGGGAGCGGTGGCCGGAATCCTGGTTGCCGTGTACTACAACACACTTTATCCCACCATGGGCTACACCGCCGGGGTCAAGGCCTTTGCCGCGGCCGTGCTCGGTGGAATCGGTTCGGTGCCCGGCGCCATGATCGGCGGCGTGGTCCTCGGAGTGGCCGAAGCACTCGGCGCGGGCTATGTGTCCTCGCTCTACCGCGACGGCGTGGCCTATGCCGTGATGATCGCGGTGATCATCTTCCGTCCATCCGGAATCCTGGGACGCTCGGTGGTGGACAAGGCTTGA
- a CDS encoding ABC transporter substrate-binding protein, which translates to MSAKSWMKTVTAACLLVLVCSPAWAQKIKIAVAAPLTGPAASYGENIKSGVETKVEEINAAGGINGTMVEVAYFDELCEPREAAVVAPRIVGDRDIVGVVGHVCSSAHLAALPTYVRMGMPVISPTATNVTISQQNKDNQGRVWSFRNVYLDDYQGKFLANYVKDVLGLEKIAVFYENNDYGIGLKNAFVTEAKNIGLTVVGEEGYVKGATDFTPQLTSLRRHTPDGLFISGYYNEGALIAAQAANLGMDVIKFGADGLDNVDYINLGGAAANNTYMTVPFLADAAPEQAQDFIKKFEEKYQRDLDWMSANAYDAAGKFAAAVAAVGTDRTAIRDFLAGINSEENAYIGITGATYFNEIGDPEKSAFVKMVKDGQFVAAPKQMQ; encoded by the coding sequence ATGAGTGCAAAAAGTTGGATGAAGACCGTCACGGCCGCCTGCTTGCTGGTACTTGTTTGTTCCCCGGCTTGGGCGCAAAAGATCAAGATTGCCGTGGCCGCCCCCTTGACCGGCCCTGCTGCTTCGTATGGAGAAAACATCAAATCCGGCGTGGAGACCAAGGTCGAGGAAATCAACGCCGCCGGCGGCATCAATGGAACGATGGTCGAGGTGGCCTACTTCGATGAACTGTGCGAACCTCGTGAAGCTGCTGTTGTCGCTCCCCGCATTGTCGGCGACAGAGACATCGTCGGCGTAGTCGGCCATGTCTGCTCCTCCGCTCACTTGGCCGCGCTGCCCACGTACGTGCGCATGGGCATGCCCGTTATTTCCCCCACCGCCACCAATGTGACCATCAGCCAACAGAACAAGGACAACCAGGGCCGGGTCTGGTCCTTCCGCAACGTGTACCTGGACGATTACCAGGGAAAGTTTTTGGCCAATTATGTCAAGGATGTTCTTGGTCTTGAAAAGATCGCCGTGTTCTATGAAAACAACGACTACGGCATCGGCCTGAAGAACGCCTTCGTAACTGAGGCCAAAAATATCGGCTTGACCGTGGTCGGCGAGGAAGGATACGTAAAAGGCGCCACCGACTTCACTCCTCAACTGACCAGCCTGCGTCGCCATACTCCCGACGGACTGTTCATCTCCGGTTACTACAACGAAGGAGCCCTGATCGCCGCACAGGCCGCCAATTTGGGCATGGACGTTATCAAGTTCGGTGCTGACGGACTGGACAACGTAGACTACATCAACCTGGGCGGTGCAGCCGCGAACAACACCTACATGACGGTTCCCTTCCTGGCCGACGCCGCCCCGGAGCAGGCCCAGGACTTCATCAAGAAGTTCGAGGAAAAGTATCAGCGCGATCTGGACTGGATGAGCGCCAACGCCTATGACGCCGCCGGCAAATTCGCCGCAGCGGTGGCCGCCGTCGGTACGGACCGGACCGCGATCCGCGACTTCCTGGCCGGAATTAACTCCGAAGAGAATGCATATATCGGCATCACCGGAGCAACATACTTTAACGAAATCGGTGATCCCGAGAAAAGCGCTTTCGTAAAGATGGTCAAGGACGGCCAGTTCGTCGCCGCCCCGAAGCAGATGCAATAA
- a CDS encoding FKBP-type peptidyl-prolyl cis-trans isomerase: MSFRTMTIASCLSIGLSLVILGCGQQPASAPQAGNGPRTVQQLDTPVQKTSYAIGLDIGTNISQGDLDVDADALAQGLRDGLGLGGEPLMTQAEQQEVLMVLQQELMQRQMEMIQRQSSENLEEGRAFMEEFQEQEGVQATESGILYRVITEGDGETPTAEDIVTVHYTGTLVDGTVFDSSVERGEPATFPLQGVIPGWTEILQMMPQGSKWEVVIPPDMAYGQQQAGPIIQPNSTLVFEIELLDVVQANNAEGNASIQ; the protein is encoded by the coding sequence ATGAGTTTCCGCACAATGACCATCGCGTCATGTTTGAGCATCGGCCTGAGCCTGGTGATCCTGGGCTGCGGCCAGCAGCCGGCATCGGCGCCGCAGGCCGGCAATGGGCCGCGGACAGTTCAACAGCTGGACACTCCGGTCCAGAAGACGAGTTACGCCATCGGACTGGATATCGGGACGAATATTTCCCAAGGCGACCTGGATGTAGACGCTGATGCACTGGCACAGGGCCTGCGCGACGGATTGGGGCTGGGCGGCGAACCGCTGATGACCCAGGCGGAGCAGCAGGAGGTGCTGATGGTCCTGCAGCAGGAATTGATGCAGCGCCAGATGGAAATGATTCAGCGGCAGTCATCCGAAAATCTCGAAGAAGGCCGTGCGTTCATGGAAGAGTTCCAGGAGCAGGAAGGAGTTCAAGCCACGGAGAGCGGCATTTTGTACCGGGTCATCACCGAAGGTGACGGGGAAACTCCCACTGCCGAGGATATCGTCACAGTGCATTACACAGGCACTCTCGTGGATGGAACTGTTTTCGACAGTTCGGTGGAACGCGGCGAGCCGGCCACCTTTCCCCTGCAAGGTGTCATCCCCGGATGGACCGAAATTCTGCAAATGATGCCCCAGGGTTCAAAGTGGGAAGTCGTCATCCCCCCGGACATGGCCTACGGGCAGCAACAGGCCGGTCCGATCATCCAACCCAACTCCACCCTGGTCTTTGAGATCGAACTGCTGGACGTCGTTCAGGCGAATAATGCGGAAGGGAATGCTTCCATTCAGTAA
- the guaB gene encoding IMP dehydrogenase, which produces MNHDSDIPFGLTFDDVLLVPNYSEILPDKADVRTRITPEIELNIPLVSAAMDTVTDARMAISMARAGGMGIIHKNMPIERQKLEVEKVKKSESGMIIDPVTIHPDDSVAKVLEMMSEYRISGLPVVENDHLVGIVTNRDVRFVTDMQSKAREIMTSENLITVPVGTTLEQAKDLLHQNRIEKLLVVDHNQKLRGLITIKDIEKVKKYPNSCKDSVGRLRVGCAVGVGVDGEARVEALMQSGADLFVVDSAHGHTRNILDAVRAIKGSFPHCQLVAGNVATYEGARDLIRAGADAVKVGIGPGSICTTRIVAGVGVPQVTAIMEAVRACREADKCLVADGGIKFSGDVVKAIAAGGDCVMIGSLFAGTEESPGETILYQGRSYKIYRGMGSIDAMREGSCDRYFQEKSSKLVPEGIVGRVPYKGPVTESIYQLVGGLRSGMGYLGCADLKALQTNSRFVRISPAGLRESHVHDVIITKEAPNYRVENFS; this is translated from the coding sequence ATGAATCATGATTCAGATATTCCATTCGGTTTGACCTTCGACGATGTCCTTCTAGTTCCCAACTATTCGGAAATTCTGCCGGACAAGGCGGATGTGCGCACCCGGATCACTCCGGAAATCGAGCTGAACATCCCGCTGGTCAGCGCGGCCATGGACACGGTCACGGATGCCCGGATGGCCATTTCCATGGCCAGGGCCGGGGGTATGGGCATCATCCACAAGAACATGCCCATTGAGCGGCAGAAGCTTGAGGTGGAAAAGGTCAAGAAATCCGAGAGCGGTATGATCATTGATCCGGTGACCATCCATCCCGACGACAGCGTGGCCAAGGTTCTGGAAATGATGTCCGAATACCGCATTTCGGGATTACCTGTGGTGGAAAACGATCACCTCGTGGGCATCGTAACCAACCGCGACGTGCGATTTGTCACGGACATGCAGTCCAAAGCCCGGGAGATCATGACCAGCGAGAACCTGATCACCGTTCCCGTTGGCACAACCCTGGAGCAGGCCAAGGATCTGCTGCACCAGAACAGAATCGAAAAACTGCTGGTGGTGGATCACAACCAAAAACTGCGCGGACTGATCACCATCAAGGACATCGAAAAGGTCAAGAAATACCCTAACTCCTGCAAGGATTCCGTGGGCCGGTTACGCGTGGGATGCGCCGTGGGCGTGGGCGTGGACGGCGAGGCCAGGGTAGAGGCATTGATGCAGTCCGGCGCCGACCTGTTCGTTGTGGACTCAGCCCATGGCCATACCAGAAACATCCTGGACGCCGTGCGGGCGATCAAGGGCAGTTTTCCCCATTGCCAGCTCGTGGCAGGCAACGTGGCCACCTATGAGGGCGCCCGGGATCTGATCCGAGCCGGGGCGGACGCAGTCAAGGTGGGCATCGGACCGGGTTCCATCTGCACCACCCGGATCGTAGCCGGAGTCGGCGTGCCGCAGGTCACGGCCATTATGGAAGCGGTTCGGGCTTGTCGTGAGGCGGATAAATGCCTTGTCGCCGACGGCGGAATCAAGTTTTCCGGCGACGTGGTCAAGGCCATTGCCGCCGGCGGCGACTGCGTAATGATCGGCAGCCTGTTCGCCGGGACAGAAGAAAGCCCCGGCGAAACTATTCTCTACCAGGGCCGTTCCTATAAGATATACCGGGGAATGGGCTCCATCGACGCCATGCGAGAAGGCAGTTGCGACCGTTACTTCCAGGAAAAGTCTTCCAAGCTGGTACCTGAGGGCATAGTAGGCCGTGTGCCTTACAAAGGACCCGTCACCGAGAGCATCTACCAACTGGTGGGTGGTCTGCGTTCCGGCATGGGCTATCTTGGTTGCGCGGACTTGAAAGCCCTGCAGACCAATTCAAGATTCGTACGCATATCCCCGGCCGGTCTGCGGGAAAGCCACGTGCACGACGTGATCATCACCAAGGAAGCCCCCAACTACCGTGTGGAGAATTTTTCATAA
- the tatB gene encoding Sec-independent protein translocase protein TatB: protein MFGIGTTELIIILLVALVVLGPAKLPGIARSLGKALGEFRRVTTDVQRTLNLEAARIEEDEREKTKKASPKETEEPKPAAAKAQTDACVPPPQCVDPSPTHTRVTDKADPTPEIKPTSEAPASPVEPSIQKSPAQAPLGANAPKTAVPEDAVAKDEQNQPSTKDQA from the coding sequence ATGTTCGGTATCGGTACAACGGAACTCATAATTATCCTGCTCGTGGCGCTGGTGGTTCTCGGACCGGCCAAACTGCCCGGCATCGCCCGCTCTCTTGGAAAAGCTCTGGGAGAATTCCGGCGCGTGACCACGGACGTTCAGCGCACCTTGAACCTGGAAGCAGCCAGGATCGAAGAGGATGAGCGCGAAAAAACCAAGAAGGCTTCTCCCAAGGAAACGGAAGAGCCCAAGCCGGCTGCGGCCAAGGCGCAGACGGATGCCTGCGTCCCGCCGCCTCAGTGCGTTGATCCTAGCCCCACTCACACTCGGGTGACTGACAAAGCGGACCCGACACCCGAGATCAAGCCAACTTCCGAAGCGCCAGCATCTCCCGTCGAACCTTCCATCCAGAAATCTCCCGCCCAGGCCCCCCTAGGCGCTAACGCCCCGAAAACGGCGGTTCCCGAAGACGCGGTCGCCAAGGATGAACAGAACCAGCCGAGCACAAAGGACCAGGCATGA
- a CDS encoding ABC transporter ATP-binding protein, with the protein MLELRDVQAYYGNIQALKGITLSVQAGEIVTLVGSNGAGKSTTLMTISSVVGVRSGSITFQGRDITKTATDKVVAMGITQVPEGRMIFPALTVLENLRMGGYLRRDKNGLKEDEEKAFTLFPILKERRKQYGGTLSGGEQQMLAIARALMARPKLLLLDEPSLGLAPIIVENIFDVIVQINKEGTTVLLVEQNAQMALQIAHRGYVLETGMVTMSGKASDLLADPKVQAAYLGMD; encoded by the coding sequence ATGCTTGAGTTGCGCGACGTACAAGCCTATTATGGCAATATCCAGGCTCTCAAGGGAATCACCTTGAGCGTACAGGCTGGCGAGATCGTCACCCTGGTCGGATCCAACGGCGCTGGAAAATCCACGACGCTGATGACCATCTCTTCGGTGGTCGGAGTGCGGTCCGGGAGCATAACCTTCCAAGGCAGGGACATCACCAAGACAGCCACGGACAAGGTCGTGGCCATGGGCATTACCCAGGTGCCCGAGGGCAGAATGATTTTTCCGGCCCTGACGGTCCTGGAAAATCTGCGCATGGGCGGCTATCTGCGCAGGGACAAGAACGGTCTGAAGGAGGACGAGGAAAAAGCCTTCACGCTCTTTCCCATTCTCAAGGAGCGCCGCAAGCAGTACGGAGGAACCCTGTCCGGCGGCGAACAGCAGATGCTGGCCATTGCCAGAGCCCTGATGGCCCGGCCAAAGCTGCTGCTCCTGGATGAACCGTCCCTGGGTCTGGCGCCGATCATTGTGGAGAACATCTTCGACGTCATTGTCCAGATCAACAAGGAAGGCACCACGGTGCTCCTGGTGGAACAAAACGCCCAGATGGCCCTGCAAATCGCGCATCGCGGCTACGTTCTGGAAACCGGCATGGTCACCATGTCCGGAAAAGCCTCCGACCTCCTGGCCGATCCCAAAGTCCAGGCCGCTTATCTTGGAATGGATTGA
- the guaA gene encoding glutamine-hydrolyzing GMP synthase, with translation METDKVIILDYGSQYTQLIARRIREAGVYSEIHPCTITSEELKALKPQALILSGGPASVTNHEAPALDPQVLDWGLPILGICYGMQLLAHICGGEVVPAQDREYGRAELFITEDCALWEGLVVKEGIKVWMSHGDKVLAPPPGFIVLARTNRVDVAAMADPARKIYALQFHPEVAHTEDGDQILRNFLFRIADLNPNWNMSSFLEEHLARLREEIGENEQVICALSGGVDSTVVAVMLHKAIGHRLHCVLVDNGLLRLGEGEEIVAYLRQHFDLNLHFVQAQDLFLSRLKGVEDPEKKRKIIGHTFIEVFEQEAKALTGIKYLAQGTLYPDVIESISFKGPSAVIKSHHNVGGLPEKMDLALIEPLRELFKDEVRKVAVELGLPDFIVWRHPFPGPALAIRILGEVTQERLNILQQADKIVHNELMASGWYYKVWQGFAVLLPLKTVGVMGDERTYEHVIALRIVDSIDAMTADWTRVPSEILALISNRIINEVKGVNRVVLDISSKPPSTIEWE, from the coding sequence ATGGAAACAGATAAAGTCATCATCCTCGATTACGGCTCTCAGTATACGCAACTTATCGCCCGCAGGATCCGCGAAGCCGGCGTCTACTCCGAAATACATCCCTGCACCATTACCTCCGAAGAACTCAAGGCTCTGAAACCGCAAGCCCTGATCCTCTCCGGCGGTCCGGCCAGCGTGACCAACCATGAAGCTCCGGCTCTGGACCCCCAAGTTCTGGACTGGGGGCTGCCCATCCTGGGGATCTGCTACGGCATGCAGCTGCTGGCTCACATCTGCGGTGGCGAAGTGGTACCGGCGCAGGACAGGGAGTACGGACGCGCCGAACTGTTCATCACCGAAGACTGTGCTCTGTGGGAGGGCTTGGTTGTCAAGGAAGGGATCAAGGTCTGGATGTCCCATGGAGACAAGGTTCTCGCTCCGCCTCCGGGCTTCATCGTCCTGGCCAGGACCAACCGGGTGGATGTCGCGGCCATGGCCGATCCTGCCCGAAAAATCTACGCCCTGCAGTTTCATCCCGAGGTGGCCCATACCGAGGACGGAGATCAGATCCTGCGCAATTTCCTGTTCCGGATCGCCGATCTCAATCCGAACTGGAACATGTCGTCCTTTCTGGAAGAACACCTGGCCAGGCTGCGCGAGGAAATCGGCGAAAACGAGCAAGTCATTTGCGCCCTCAGCGGCGGCGTCGATTCCACCGTGGTCGCGGTGATGCTGCATAAGGCCATCGGTCACCGACTGCACTGCGTCCTTGTGGACAACGGACTGTTGCGCCTGGGGGAAGGCGAGGAAATCGTGGCCTACCTGCGCCAGCATTTCGATCTGAACCTGCATTTTGTTCAGGCCCAGGATCTGTTTTTGTCCCGTCTCAAGGGCGTCGAGGATCCGGAAAAGAAACGCAAGATCATCGGGCACACCTTCATCGAGGTTTTCGAACAGGAAGCCAAGGCCCTCACCGGAATCAAATACCTGGCCCAGGGCACCCTTTATCCGGATGTCATAGAAAGCATCTCCTTCAAGGGTCCGTCCGCGGTCATCAAGAGCCACCACAACGTGGGCGGACTGCCCGAAAAGATGGATCTGGCCCTCATCGAGCCGCTTCGGGAGCTGTTCAAGGACGAAGTTCGCAAGGTGGCGGTGGAACTGGGCCTGCCGGACTTCATTGTCTGGCGCCATCCCTTCCCCGGACCAGCACTGGCCATCCGCATTCTGGGAGAGGTGACCCAGGAACGGCTGAACATCCTGCAGCAGGCGGACAAGATCGTGCACAACGAACTGATGGCCTCCGGCTGGTACTACAAGGTCTGGCAGGGATTCGCCGTGCTGCTGCCCCTGAAGACCGTGGGCGTGATGGGCGACGAGCGGACCTATGAACACGTCATCGCCCTGCGCATCGTGGACAGCATCGACGCCATGACCGCGGACTGGACCAGAGTACCTTCGGAAATCCTGGCCCTGATCTCCAATCGGATCATCAATGAAGTCAAAGGGGTGAACCGGGTGGTTCTGGACATTTCCTCCAAGCCGCCCAGCACCATCGAGTGGGAATAG
- a CDS encoding branched-chain amino acid ABC transporter permease — translation MNIGKSLTLLIIAAVLTYPLVPQSSDYIIHVMTLAMVYMILAMGLNIVPGFCGLLDLGYVGFYGIGAYTAGLLTIHYDLSFWVIVPLAALNGALWGALLGAPTLRLTGDYFAIVTFGFSELVVLFLTNEIWLTRGPLGLPGIQPITVNLTWLNEAWYFQFYDKTPNFYVAALLVGLVFFIMRRMEDSRLGRAWYAIREDPLAAASCGVNILNYKVIAFAISAAIGAVGGCFYARWSMFLSPDMFKFWESFLVLCMVVLGGLGNIKGALIGAVILVCLGEVLREVLTSFGLPPETRFMAYGLIMVLIMRFKPAGFFPAIASSGRSNPLLLDLQKRYVKRSAVKEDPRDSVA, via the coding sequence GTGAATATCGGAAAATCACTTACCCTGCTGATCATCGCCGCGGTGTTGACCTATCCCCTGGTCCCGCAATCCAGCGACTACATCATCCATGTCATGACCCTGGCCATGGTCTACATGATTCTGGCCATGGGCCTGAACATCGTCCCGGGTTTTTGCGGTCTCCTGGACCTTGGCTATGTCGGCTTTTACGGCATTGGCGCTTATACCGCCGGACTTTTGACCATCCATTACGACCTTTCCTTCTGGGTCATCGTTCCCTTGGCCGCCCTCAACGGAGCCTTGTGGGGAGCCCTCCTCGGTGCTCCGACCTTGCGTTTGACCGGAGACTATTTCGCCATCGTCACTTTCGGATTTTCGGAGCTGGTTGTGCTCTTCCTGACCAATGAGATTTGGCTGACCCGAGGGCCATTGGGCCTGCCGGGTATCCAGCCCATCACCGTGAACCTGACCTGGCTGAACGAGGCCTGGTACTTTCAATTCTACGACAAGACCCCCAATTTCTACGTCGCGGCCCTGCTGGTCGGCCTCGTGTTCTTCATCATGCGCCGAATGGAGGATTCCCGCCTGGGCCGCGCCTGGTACGCCATTCGTGAAGACCCCCTGGCCGCGGCCAGCTGCGGGGTGAACATCCTTAACTACAAGGTCATCGCCTTTGCCATTTCCGCGGCCATCGGCGCGGTGGGCGGCTGTTTCTACGCCCGCTGGTCCATGTTCCTCTCACCGGACATGTTCAAATTCTGGGAGTCCTTCCTGGTGTTGTGCATGGTGGTGCTCGGCGGTCTGGGGAACATCAAGGGCGCCCTGATCGGCGCGGTGATCCTGGTCTGCCTGGGCGAGGTGCTGCGGGAAGTGCTGACATCATTCGGTCTCCCCCCGGAAACCCGGTTCATGGCCTACGGGCTGATCATGGTCCTGATCATGCGCTTCAAACCCGCGGGCTTTTTTCCGGCTATTGCTTCCAGCGGACGTTCCAATCCGCTGCTGCTGGATCTCCAGAAACGATATGTAAAACGCTCCGCGGTCAAGGAAGATCCCCGTGACTCCGTTGCTTAA